In a genomic window of Ipomoea triloba cultivar NCNSP0323 chromosome 3, ASM357664v1:
- the LOC116013640 gene encoding protein WVD2-like 7, translating into MADSACLMHAFSYASAVPNEAKQGNPMHALGESISFGRFMSESLAWEKWSTFSHNKYVEEAERYARPGSVAQKKAFFEAHYKRIAAKKAAALLEQANEDSSESINHDINSKEDPPIINGDDEHSSVTVAAGDDEDCKPETEEVNLNLKALPRVEAQETVSGSELSETPQMERPLLKNSCSTKEEDEDEVSSAPPPPPPIKKRSALSSLKSSIHGKTPRIPSTPAMPYTYPHLNKENIITPIAPIMKSYGAVSIGVMKPTSKSLSSLLNLTPAKDPDTAPPLAKETSQVAPISTKAAKNCPTPLMTPMATSNGLSKLYSATPASENGRTKTPVNPIPSGSKTSGPKWHLLTSVCSKSLTACRNKLQSPNLSTTPFRLRTEERAARRKQKLEEKFNAKEEVQKVQLQTKLKEKAGTELRKLGRSLCFKARPLPDFYKERETTKNQSAKENPVIHPQPLKLGKKSSSSSRMPGTVSSLTKSSGASKNAAKTNDKRPTVSVSVTSPRSIA; encoded by the exons ATGGCAGATTCGGCTTGTCTTATGCACGCTTTCTCTTATGCATCTGCAGTGCCCAATGAAGCCAAACAG GGAAATCCTATGCACGCTTTAGGGGAGTCCATTTCTTTTGGGAGGTTTATGTCTGAGTCTTTAGCTTGGGAGAAATGGTCCACCTTTTCTCACAACAAGTATGTTGAAGAGGCTGAGAGGTATGCTCGGCCTGGGTCTGTTGCCCAGAAGAAAGCTTTCTTTGAAGCTCATTACAAGAGAATTGCTGCCAAGAAAGCTGCTGCCTTGCTTGAACAAGCAAATGAGGATTCCAGTGAAAGCATTAACCATGATATTAATAGCAAGGAAGACCCTCCCATAATCAACGGTGATGATGAACACAGCTCTGTTACAGTTGCTGCTGGTGATGATGAAGACTGTAAACCTGAAACTGAAGAGGTTAATCTGAATCTGAAGGCTCTTCCTCGTGTGGAGGCTCAAGAAACAGTTTCTGGATCAGAGCTCAGTGAAACACCTCAAATGGAGAGACCTTTGTTAAAG AATTCTTGTTCCACCAAGGAGGAAGATGAGGATGAAGTTTCATCAGCTCCTCCACCTCCTCCTCCTATCAAGAAAAGATCAGCTCTTTCTTCACTCAAGTCATCAATTCATGGCAAAACACCCAGAATTCCATCAACTCCTGCCATGCCCTATACCTACCCTCATCTCAACAAAGAAAACATTATCACTCCAATAGCTCCAATCATGAAAAGTTATGGAGCAGTCTCCATTGGTGTAATGAAACCAACTTCAAAATCTCTTAGCTCCTTGTTAAATCTCACTCCAGCTAAAGACCCCGATACTGCGCCTCCACTTGCCAAGGAGACTTCTCAGGTTGCTCCTATTTCTACTAAGGCAGCTAAGAATTGTCCAACACCTCTCATGACTCCTATG GCAACTTCAAATGGTTTATCAAAGCTTTATTCAGCTACCCCAGCTTCAGAAAATGGAAG GACAAAAACACCAGTTAATCCCATACCTTCAGGAAGTAAAACATCTGGCCCAAAATGGCACCTCTTAACATCAGT TTGCTCCAAGTCTTTAACTGCCTGCCGGAATAAACTGCAATCCCCTAATTTATCAACAACCCCTTTTCGCCTGAGAACTGAAGAAAGAGCTGCAAGAAGGAAACAA AAACTGGAAGAGAAATTCAATGCCAAGGAGGAGGTACAGAAGGTTCAGCTGCAAACCAAATTAAAG GAGAAAGCAGGAACAGAGCTGAGAAAACTTGGACGAAGCCTTTGTTTCAAAGCCCGCCCTCTTCctgatttttataaggaaagaGAAACAACAAAGAATCAAAGCGCAAAAGag AACCCAGTGATACATCCTCAGCCACTGAAACTCGGAAAAAAGAGCTCTTCTTCCAGCAGAATGCCAGGCACAGTTTCATCATTGACAAAGAGTAGTGGAGCTTCCAAGAATGCTGCCAAGACAAACGACAAAAGACCAACTGTTTCTGTTTCTGTTACTTCACCACGGTCAATAGCGTGA
- the LOC116013647 gene encoding uncharacterized protein LOC116013647 has product MKREGRQHGLVRTYPIIPSPWNPNPHHTNAFNSPPPTAGLFTKVSAKPTNHSKFTGKCSRVRCSDCHAHPAAKAKDKAKGTLKRRTTVDTRLITWRVVNAKPGLLNFSGFSATGILDHLAGDDHEYDDDYICKEKETVGHDDGEGMSFCDAGFVREQVEDGEGDEEDGWCLVVAEM; this is encoded by the coding sequence ATGAAGCGAGAGGGTCGGCAACACGGGCTGGTTCGGACCTACCCGATTATCCCTTCCCCGTGGAACCCAAATCCACACCACACAAACGCCTTCAACTCACCACCACCTACCGCCGGCCTCTTCACCAAGGTCTCCGCTAAGCCCACTAACCACTCCAAGTTCACCGGAAAGTGCAGCCGTGTGAGATGTTCCGACTGCCATGCACACCCCGCCGCCAAAGCCAAGGACAAGGCTAAGGGCACCCTCAAACGGAGGACCACGGTGGATACTAGATTGATTACATGGCGGGTTGTGAATGCTAAACCAGGTCTCCTCAACTTTTCCGGCTTCTCAGCTACCGGGATTTTGGACCACTTGGCCGGCGATGATCATGAATATGATGATGATTACATctgtaaagaaaaagaaaccgTTGGTCATGATGACGGCGAGGGGATGAGCTTTTGTGACGCAGGATTTGTGAGGGAGCAAGTAGAAgatggtgaaggagatgaagaaGATGGGTGGTGCTTAGTGGTGGCAGAAATGTGA
- the LOC116013643 gene encoding succinate dehydrogenase [ubiquinone] iron-sulfur subunit 2, mitochondrial-like: MATGLVRRAISRFESSPAAKQIFIRAHASEAQAQQVESKAAGNIKKFQIYRWSPDNPQKPELQEYQIDLKECGPMVLDALIKIKNEIDPSLTFRRSCREGICGSCAMNIDGKNGLACLTKISSGADSMITPLPHMFVIKDLVVDMTNFYNQYKSIEPWLKRKTPPETPGKEILQSKADRAKLDGMYECILCACCSTSCPSYWWNPESYLGPAALLHANRWIMDSRDEYTKERLEAVDHEFKLYRCHTILNCAKACPKGLNPGKQIQNIKALEVNRRFV, translated from the exons ATGGCGACTGGTTTGGTCCGACGAGCGATATCGAGGTTTGAGTCTTCTCCGGCGGCGAAGCAGATATTTATTCGCGCCCATGCGTCTGAAGCTCAAGCGCAGCAGGTGGAGTCGAAGGCCGCCGGCAACATAAAAAAGTTCCAAATCTACCGGTGGAGCCCAGACAACCCGCAGAAACCGGAGCTTCAGGAGTACCAAATCGATCTCAAGGAGTGTGGGCCCATGGTTCTCGACGCTCTGATCAAGATTAAGAACGAGATCGACCCCTCACTTACCTTCCGAAGGTCATGCCGGGAGGGCATCTGCGGCTCATGCGCCATGAACATCGACGGCAAGAACGGACTTGCCTGTCTCACCAAGATTTCGTCCGGCGCTGACTCCATGATCACGCCGCTTCCCCACATGTTCGTGATAAAGGATTTGGTGGTTGACATGACAAACTTTTACAACCAGTACAAGTCGATTGAGCCCTGGCTCAAGAGGAAGACCCCCCCGGAGACGCCCGGCAAAGAGATTCTTCAGAGCAAGGCCGATAGAGCTAAATTGGATGGAATGTACGAGTGCATTCTCTGCGCCTGTTGTAGCACATCTTGCCCTAGTTACTGGTGGAACCCTGAGTCTTATCTTGGCCCCGCCGCCCTCCTCCATGCCAACAG ATGGATAATGGACAGCCGTGATGAATATACCAAGGAGCGCCTTGAAGCTGTTGATCATGAATTCAAGCTTTATCGCTGCCATACTATTTTGAATTGTGCCAAAGCTTGCCCAAAGGGACTGAATCCTGGAAAGCAAATCCAGAATATCAAGGCACTAGAGGTTAACAGACGATTTGTATGA